In one window of Blastopirellula marina DNA:
- a CDS encoding DUF1501 domain-containing protein, producing MFGNSDPFDRWTRRSMLKQSGLGFATLGLSNLLSQSGDAVAAETISSEPSLRESKLPHFPGKAKRVVHFFFNGGASHVDTFDPKPLLKKYEGKPLPNTLTTERKTGAAFPSPFKFAKYGESGLEISELFAKTAVHADEIAVIRSMHTQVPNHEPSLMMMNCGDSVLSRPSVGSWVLYGLGSENENLPGFIAMCPNGLPIKDSENWQSGFLPGAYQGTYIDPQHQTIERLIENIRSKHATSKIQRHQLDFLQKLNAQHHATRHDDRLEARIQSYELAFRMQMEAAEAFDIHREPASIRRMYGEGVHGRQTLIARRLLERGVRYVQLWHGAGQPWDHHAQIEPSHRKQAGEVDQPIAALIADLKQRGMLEDTLVIWGGEFGRTPTVELSGDGKAQLGRDHNPYGFSMCMAGGGVRGGTTYGATDEFGFQAVDNRVSVHDLHATILHLLGFDHEKLTYRYAGRDFRLTDVHGRVLHDILHS from the coding sequence ATGTTTGGCAATTCCGATCCGTTCGATCGTTGGACCCGCCGCTCGATGCTGAAGCAGTCTGGGTTAGGGTTCGCTACACTGGGGCTCAGCAACTTGCTGTCACAGTCCGGGGATGCCGTAGCGGCCGAGACGATTTCATCGGAACCAAGTTTGCGCGAGTCAAAGTTGCCCCACTTTCCTGGCAAAGCCAAACGTGTGGTTCATTTCTTTTTCAACGGCGGAGCCTCGCACGTCGACACGTTTGATCCGAAGCCTCTGCTGAAAAAATACGAGGGAAAGCCGTTACCGAATACGTTAACCACAGAAAGAAAAACGGGGGCGGCGTTCCCTTCGCCGTTCAAATTTGCCAAGTATGGGGAAAGCGGCTTAGAGATCAGCGAGCTATTCGCGAAGACGGCGGTTCATGCGGACGAGATCGCGGTGATTCGCTCGATGCATACGCAGGTTCCCAATCACGAACCCTCCTTAATGATGATGAACTGTGGCGATTCTGTTTTGTCGCGTCCAAGCGTCGGATCCTGGGTGTTGTACGGACTTGGTTCCGAGAACGAGAACCTGCCTGGCTTCATCGCGATGTGCCCCAATGGCCTGCCGATTAAGGACTCAGAGAACTGGCAGTCCGGTTTCCTGCCAGGAGCTTATCAAGGAACCTACATCGATCCGCAGCATCAAACGATTGAGCGATTGATCGAAAATATTCGCAGTAAGCACGCGACCTCCAAGATCCAGCGGCATCAGCTCGATTTCCTTCAGAAGCTCAACGCCCAGCATCACGCCACGCGGCATGACGACCGGTTGGAAGCACGCATCCAATCTTACGAGCTGGCGTTTCGGATGCAGATGGAAGCTGCGGAGGCATTTGACATCCATCGCGAGCCAGCCAGCATTCGACGGATGTATGGCGAAGGTGTCCATGGTCGACAGACTTTGATTGCCCGCCGATTGTTAGAGCGGGGTGTCCGTTACGTTCAACTGTGGCATGGTGCCGGTCAACCTTGGGATCATCATGCTCAGATCGAGCCAAGTCATCGCAAACAGGCCGGCGAGGTCGATCAGCCGATTGCCGCGTTAATTGCCGATTTGAAGCAGCGTGGGATGCTTGAGGATACGCTGGTGATCTGGGGAGGCGAATTTGGTCGCACTCCTACCGTCGAACTGTCGGGCGATGGCAAGGCTCAGCTAGGGCGCGATCATAATCCGTATGGATTCAGCATGTGTATGGCGGGAGGAGGCGTGCGAGGTGGGACGACCTACGGAGCAACCGATGAATTCGGTTTTCAGGCGGTTGACAACCGCGTCAGCGTGCACGATTTGCACGCTACGATTTTGCATCTACTTGGCTTCGACCACGAGAAACTAACTTATCGATACGCCGGGCGAGACTTTCGCCTGACCGACGTACATGGTCGCGTGCTCCACGATATCTTGCATTCGTGA